A genomic segment from Glycine soja cultivar W05 chromosome 18, ASM419377v2, whole genome shotgun sequence encodes:
- the LOC114396679 gene encoding sorting and assembly machinery component 50 homolog, with protein MENSDEQLPFSPQNPNNAEEEDDDIEEPEDEDEEEEEEEEDDDDVVSQEQSPLSRLREQRSKLETLSRRLASELVPIRVHDVLIRGNTKTKEWVIEAELKLLEEATNVQELIRASEIALARLRGLEIFDTAELTLQAGPPELPHTANVVVDVVESANRISGDFGVYTKPATSSWSAEGGLKYKNLLGYGDLWDASLAYGANQTTEVSVGVYAPRLKGLSTPFVARLSMLSQDWQEFSSYKEQLLGLSLGLISTRHHDLVYTLGWRTLTDPSQMSSRSIRRQLGHGLLSSLKYTFKIDRRNSPIRPTNGYAFLSTTHFGGLTPDHRSLRFLRQEFDVRCAIPFGFYNTALNLGISAGAVFPWGHGFMNKPSPLPERFYLGGDFSPVCTLGGPITLWGFKTRGLGPTEPRRRSRDGIIDDSDDSSRWDFIGGDLAVTAFADLSFDLPIRWLRDHGIHGHVFAGAGNTAKLTQNEYKHFSPRKFLESFRTSVGCGFVVPTRLFRLEGNFYYILKQNEHDRGKTGFRFSFSAPS; from the exons ATGGAAAACTCAGACGAACAACTTCCCTTCTCTCCACAAAACCCTAACAATGCCGAAGAAGAAGACGACGACATCGAAGAGCCAGAAGACGAAGacgaagaagaggaggaggaggaggaggacgaCGACGACGTCGTTTCGCAGGAGCAATCCCCATTGTCGCGGCTGCGCGAGCAGCGTTCGAAGCTGGAAACCCTGTCCCGGCGATTGGCGTcggagctggtcccaatccgaGTCCACGACGTGCTGATTCGCGGCAACACGAAGACGAAGGAGTGGGTGATCGAGGCGGAGCTCAAGCTCCTCGAGGAGGCCACCAACGTGCAGGAGCTCATTCGCGCCTCCGAAATCGCCCTCGCCAGGCTCCGCGGCCTCGAGATTTTCGACACCGCCGAGCTCACGCTCCAGGCCGGTCCGCCGGAGCTGCCTCACACCGCCAATGTCGTCGTCGACGTCGTCGAGTCCGCCAACAGAATCTCCGGCGATTTCGGCGTTTACACCAAACCCGCG ACTAGTTCTTGGTCTGCTGAAGGTGGTCTTAAGTACAAAAACTTATTAGGTTATGGTGATCTATGGGATGCCTCGTTGGCCTATGGTGCCAACCAAACAACAGAGGTAAGTGTAGGAGTGTATGCCCCTCGACTGAAAGGATTGTCAACCCCCTTTGTAGCACGACTATCCATGCTTTCTCAAGATTGGCAAGAGTTTTCTTCATATAAAGAGCAGTTGCTAGGCTTGTCTCTTGGCTTAATCTCAACAAGGCACCATGACTTAGTCTACACTCTTGGATGGCGTACCTTGACTGATCCATCACAAATGTCATCCAGGTCTATAAGGAGGCAACTTGGGCATGGTTTACTATCATCCTTGAAGTATACATTTAAAATTGACAGGAGAAACTCACCAATTAGGCCTACAAATGGATATGCTTTTCTTTCTACCACTCACTTTGGTGGCCTTACACCAGATCATCGGAGCTTGCGATTTCTGCGCCAG GAATTTGATGTTCGCTGTGCCATCCCCTTTGGGTTTTATAATACGGCACTTAACCTTGGGATTTCTGCCGGTGCTGTTTTTCCATGGGGGCATGGCTTCATGAACAAGCCATCTCCGCTTCCTGAAAGGTTTTATTTGGGTGGTGATTTCTCTCCAGTTTGCACCCTTGGAGGACCAATAACATTGTGGGGATTTAAAACTAGGGGATTAGGTCCTACTGAACCACGAAGACGAAGTAGAGATGGAATTATTGATGACAGTGATGATTCCTCTAGATGGGACTTCATTGGAGGAGATCTAGCTGTTACTGCATTTGCAGACCTGTCTTTTGATCTTCCAATTAGGTGGTTGAGAGATCATGGAATTCATGGTCATGTTTTTGCTGGTGCTGGGAATACTGCTAAATTAACTCAGAATGAATATAAGCACTTTTCACCTCGGAAGTTCTTAGAATCCTTTCGAACATCTGTGGGATGTGGATTTGTTGTTCCCACTAGACTTTTTCGCCTAGAG GGTAATTTCTATTACATACTCAAGCAGAATGAGCATGATCGTGGGAAAACTGGATTTAGGTTCAGCTTCTCGGCTCCTTCTTAG